The Nitrospira sp. CR1.1 genome has a segment encoding these proteins:
- the lpxB gene encoding lipid-A-disaccharide synthase: MPRILIVTGEASGDLHGAHLVKALKELSPPLQIVGIGGASMRAAGAELVKDIPQLDVMGLIGLSAVKTMLQRISRIRALIKGERWDLVVLIDNPGLNFHFARVARACGLKVIYYIAPQVWAWRRGRMRWIQQRVDHVLAILPFEEPLYKKAGVRCTFVGNPILDEVAPSYDRDALRRQFGLSDTGPVIGLFPGSRKAELLEHIPLLLETVTRLAQRHPTMQFILAQASSVQDQFLADLLKGSPVPIQVFRNQASEVMAASDLLVVKSGTSTLQAAVVGTPMILFYRAPSWITYRLARLLIRVPWIGLANLVAGKGIVPELIHDEATAERLVQETERLLADPRAYAEMKAALLSVRQALGTPGASRRAAEAVLAECRS; encoded by the coding sequence ATGCCGCGTATCCTAATCGTCACCGGAGAGGCTTCCGGCGATCTCCACGGAGCCCATTTGGTCAAGGCGTTGAAGGAACTGTCTCCGCCGCTCCAGATCGTGGGAATCGGCGGCGCCTCCATGCGGGCGGCCGGCGCGGAACTCGTGAAGGATATTCCTCAATTGGATGTGATGGGACTCATCGGTCTGTCGGCGGTGAAGACCATGCTGCAGAGGATTTCCCGTATCCGCGCCTTGATCAAAGGCGAACGCTGGGACCTCGTCGTGTTGATCGATAATCCCGGACTCAACTTCCATTTTGCCCGCGTCGCCCGGGCCTGCGGGCTGAAAGTCATCTACTACATTGCGCCACAAGTGTGGGCTTGGCGCCGGGGCCGGATGCGTTGGATTCAACAGCGGGTCGACCATGTCCTCGCGATTCTCCCGTTCGAGGAACCGCTCTATAAGAAAGCCGGCGTGCGCTGCACGTTTGTCGGCAATCCGATTCTCGACGAAGTGGCGCCATCATATGACCGGGACGCGCTGCGCCGCCAGTTTGGGTTATCGGATACGGGGCCGGTCATCGGGCTGTTTCCGGGCAGCCGCAAGGCCGAATTGCTGGAACATATCCCGCTGTTGCTGGAGACGGTGACGCGGCTCGCGCAACGCCACCCGACCATGCAGTTCATTCTGGCGCAAGCGTCATCGGTGCAGGATCAGTTTCTTGCCGATCTGCTGAAGGGCAGTCCGGTTCCCATTCAGGTCTTTCGCAACCAGGCCAGTGAAGTGATGGCCGCGTCGGATCTGCTGGTCGTCAAATCGGGCACCTCGACGTTGCAAGCGGCGGTGGTGGGAACACCCATGATATTGTTCTATCGGGCCCCTTCCTGGATCACCTACCGGTTGGCGAGGTTGTTGATTCGGGTGCCCTGGATCGGGCTGGCGAATCTGGTCGCAGGCAAGGGAATCGTGCCGGAGCTGATTCATGACGAAGCCACCGCGGAACGGCTGGTTCAAGAGACCGAGCGGCTGTTGGCGGATCCGCGCGCCTATGCGGAGATGAAGGCCGCCCTGCTGTCGGTGCGCCAGGCGTTGGGAACACCGGGGGCTTCCCGACGGGCAGCGGAAGCCGTGCTGGCCGAGTGCCGATCATGA
- a CDS encoding gfo/Idh/MocA family oxidoreductase — protein MTALRAGVIGVGHLGQHHARHYATLPGVTLAGVYDASPDRAKLIAERHGAKAWTHLADLLKQVDLVSVAAPTSAHFTAAKACLEAGKHVLVEKPIAVTSAEARELVDLAARRGCVLQVGHSERFNPIMQRMRSSIERPAFIEGHRLSAFGERGTDVDVVLDLMIHDLDLVLSFHPGPVEEVRAAGVPVLSSNIDIANARIAFASGCVANLTASRVSTNKMRRLRFFQRDCYVSIDFQTRQAMVSRRVQGRGPRPTIDVETFQAGDDEPLRLELESFVQAVATGSRPVVSGEDGEAALNLAARVLDAIGQFTQRHSAGEVSAAAFGHDSL, from the coding sequence ATGACGGCGCTTCGTGCCGGGGTGATCGGCGTCGGCCATCTCGGGCAGCACCATGCGCGGCATTATGCGACGCTGCCGGGCGTCACGCTGGCCGGCGTGTATGATGCGTCGCCGGATCGCGCCAAGCTGATCGCCGAGCGTCATGGCGCGAAGGCCTGGACGCATCTCGCCGATTTGTTGAAGCAGGTCGATCTCGTCAGCGTGGCCGCCCCGACCTCTGCCCATTTTACGGCTGCCAAGGCCTGCCTGGAAGCCGGCAAGCATGTCCTGGTTGAAAAACCGATTGCCGTGACCTCGGCCGAGGCCCGCGAGTTGGTTGACCTCGCCGCGCGGCGCGGATGTGTGTTGCAGGTCGGACATAGCGAGCGGTTCAATCCGATCATGCAGCGCATGCGGTCCTCTATCGAACGTCCCGCCTTCATTGAAGGCCATCGGCTCAGCGCCTTCGGCGAGCGGGGCACCGATGTCGATGTGGTGCTGGATCTGATGATTCACGATCTGGATCTCGTGCTGTCGTTTCATCCCGGGCCGGTGGAGGAAGTCCGCGCCGCCGGGGTGCCCGTGCTCTCGTCCAATATCGATATCGCCAATGCCCGTATCGCCTTTGCGAGCGGATGCGTCGCGAACCTGACGGCGAGCCGCGTCTCCACGAACAAGATGCGCCGATTACGGTTCTTTCAGCGCGACTGCTATGTCTCGATCGATTTTCAAACGCGTCAGGCCATGGTGTCGCGTCGCGTGCAAGGCCGCGGGCCGCGGCCGACGATCGATGTCGAAACCTTTCAGGCGGGGGATGACGAACCGTTGCGATTGGAACTGGAGTCCTTCGTTCAGGCGGTGGCGACCGGATCGCGTCCGGTCGTGTCGGGGGAGGATGGCGAGGCTGCGCTCAATCTGGCTGCCCGGGTCTTGGACGCTATCGGTCAATTCACGCAACGCCATTCCGCCGGCGAGGTGTCCGCGGCGGCATTCGGTCATGACAGTCTCTAG
- a CDS encoding DUF1009 domain-containing protein: MGGHAGHDGQAPEGRRIGLIAGNGRFPIIFADNAKRLGYTVFAVAHEGETDPELAQHVDQIHWIKIGQFGKLIDALKGDGVQQAVMLGGIKKTHVFSTVRPDFRALALAAKLIHLKDDDILRRVAEEIEQEGIRICESTFGLQGILVEAGTLTRREPSKKEWDDIRYGWDVGKQIGALDIGQCVVVKDRVIVAVEAVEGTDGAIRRGGELAQGGAVVVKRCKPQQDLRFDLPAVGPRTIEVMESVKASVLALEAGRGILLDRDDTIAKANRAGIAIVGMT, from the coding sequence GTGGGCGGGCATGCAGGGCATGACGGTCAGGCTCCCGAGGGCCGGCGGATCGGACTGATCGCGGGGAACGGCCGGTTTCCGATCATCTTCGCCGACAATGCGAAACGCCTCGGGTACACCGTCTTTGCGGTGGCGCATGAAGGGGAAACCGATCCGGAGTTGGCGCAGCACGTCGATCAGATTCACTGGATCAAGATCGGACAGTTCGGCAAGTTGATCGACGCGCTCAAGGGAGACGGCGTGCAGCAGGCCGTCATGCTGGGCGGCATCAAGAAGACGCACGTCTTCTCCACGGTCCGCCCGGACTTTCGCGCCTTGGCCCTGGCCGCCAAACTGATTCACCTCAAGGATGACGACATTCTTCGCCGGGTCGCCGAGGAAATCGAGCAGGAAGGCATTCGCATTTGCGAGTCGACCTTCGGGCTGCAAGGAATTCTTGTCGAAGCGGGCACGCTGACGCGGCGCGAGCCGAGTAAAAAGGAGTGGGACGATATCCGCTATGGCTGGGACGTGGGCAAGCAGATCGGCGCGCTCGACATCGGGCAGTGCGTCGTGGTGAAAGATCGCGTGATCGTGGCGGTCGAAGCCGTGGAAGGCACGGACGGAGCCATTCGCCGTGGCGGTGAATTGGCACAAGGGGGGGCGGTGGTCGTCAAGCGATGCAAACCCCAGCAGGATCTCCGGTTTGATCTTCCCGCCGTCGGCCCGCGTACGATCGAGGTGATGGAAAGCGTCAAGGCCTCCGTGCTGGCATTGGAGGCGGGCCGCGGCATTCTGCTGGATCGCGACGACACGATTGCGAAGGCAAACCGCGCCGGGATTGCCATCGTCGGGATGACATGA
- the lpxA gene encoding acyl-ACP--UDP-N-acetylglucosamine O-acyltransferase → MKIHPTAVIHPKAVLADDVEVGAYSVVGEHVTIGAGTRVLSHVSIDGWTDIGERCELHPFVSVGGPPQHMQYKGEPTKVVIGHDNILREYVTVNRATVQGGGVTTVGHSNFLMAYVHVAHDCHLGNHLILANAASLAGHISIGDHAIIGGLSGIHQFVRIGAYAMVGGCCALGQDLPPFMRAAGGYRARMYGLNSIGLRRHGFSAERIAALKKAYEVLFRSGHRVAEAVKLAREQFGASQDVMQVADFMQGTKRGICRSVGKDQEGEEE, encoded by the coding sequence GTGAAGATTCATCCGACCGCGGTGATCCATCCGAAAGCGGTGCTCGCAGATGATGTGGAAGTCGGAGCCTATTCCGTTGTCGGTGAGCATGTCACCATCGGCGCCGGTACGCGCGTCCTGTCCCATGTGTCGATCGACGGGTGGACCGATATCGGGGAACGGTGCGAACTGCATCCCTTCGTGTCGGTGGGCGGGCCGCCTCAGCACATGCAGTATAAGGGCGAGCCGACGAAGGTGGTGATCGGCCACGACAACATTCTCCGCGAGTATGTGACCGTCAATCGGGCAACCGTGCAGGGCGGGGGCGTGACCACCGTGGGCCATTCCAATTTTCTGATGGCCTATGTGCATGTGGCGCACGACTGCCATCTGGGCAATCATCTCATCCTGGCGAATGCGGCCAGTTTGGCCGGGCATATTTCCATCGGCGACCATGCCATCATCGGCGGGCTCTCCGGCATTCACCAGTTCGTGCGCATCGGCGCCTATGCCATGGTGGGGGGCTGTTGCGCGCTTGGCCAAGACCTCCCCCCGTTTATGCGGGCCGCCGGCGGCTACCGCGCCCGCATGTATGGACTGAACTCGATCGGTCTGCGCCGGCATGGATTCTCGGCCGAACGGATTGCGGCGTTGAAGAAGGCCTACGAGGTGCTCTTTCGCTCCGGGCATCGTGTGGCGGAAGCCGTCAAACTGGCGCGAGAGCAGTTCGGTGCGAGCCAGGATGTCATGCAGGTCGCCGATTTCATGCAGGGGACGAAACGGGGTATTTGCCGATCGGTGGGCAAGGATCAGGAAGGCGAAGAGGAATAA
- the fabZ gene encoding 3-hydroxyacyl-ACP dehydratase FabZ, giving the protein MSVMDSVEIQSILPHRYPFLLVDRIRELDPDRRIVGIKNVTINEPFFQGHFPGRPVMPGVLILEALAQVGGVLAFKSLGAVGRPVVYLTGIDGAKFRKPVVPGDILRLEVDVLKKRAPFWKMQGKAFVEAELVCEAEVTAMVMDEKAAG; this is encoded by the coding sequence ATGTCAGTGATGGACAGCGTTGAGATTCAATCGATCCTTCCCCACCGGTATCCCTTTTTGCTGGTCGACCGCATTCGCGAACTCGATCCTGATCGCCGGATTGTGGGCATCAAAAATGTGACGATCAACGAACCGTTTTTTCAGGGGCACTTTCCCGGGCGGCCGGTCATGCCGGGGGTGCTGATCCTCGAGGCGTTAGCCCAGGTCGGCGGCGTGCTCGCGTTCAAGTCGCTGGGCGCAGTCGGGCGTCCGGTCGTCTACCTGACCGGAATCGATGGAGCGAAGTTCCGGAAGCCTGTCGTTCCCGGCGATATTCTGCGCCTGGAAGTGGATGTGCTCAAGAAACGCGCGCCCTTCTGGAAGATGCAGGGGAAAGCCTTTGTCGAGGCCGAATTGGTCTGCGAGGCGGAAGTGACGGCCATGGTGATGGACGAAAAAGCGGCGGGATAG
- the bamA gene encoding outer membrane protein assembly factor BamA: protein MTKSGGRRWAPILVLALVALFAIGEAEGVRAQVSAPLVSSVTIRGQKRIELQAIQGRLTLKANDPFTPDALREQVKILYGTGYFEDVQVETDSAAGGVSVGFIVREKPFITEIVFDGNEELSDDKLKEKITIKSQTFLDQQQAKESAEKIRLAYQEDGFYNCQVIPVIQAVDEDRKRLTYFIKEGTKAKVRRINFEGMRAVTKEEVFKVTATREWIPWYGLVTQFKLPSLLSDAGVLKREELGNDIERIREVYLNKGYLNVQISQPTLELSDDKKWFEISYSVVEGEPFIVQEVGFRGNTVFEDHELREGLGIRPGEIFQRAKIRGEITRITDLYGAKGYVFSDVVPNVTPDNNARTATITLNIKEGEMMRIREIHVTGNDKTRDNVVRRELRLDEQDVIDTLALKRSFQRLNNLNFFETVEILPQQVDVDKVDLNVKVKEKPTGQFSIGGGFSTLDKLVAIADITEGNLGGNGWLGRIRGQLGQQRSLGLVTFRNPYVNDSYNALQLDIYRSMTNYISYFESKSGASATWSRWLSEYVNGSISLFGEQLKYSDPQAGLCPDLIPLICRQLGTQSSTGIRTSLFRDTRDYYLDPRTGWRLSVGADYGTPALGGSNHFYKVYFDVIKYTPLVYDTRFSVHVRYGQTEGIGGRPIPLTERFFVGGINTMRGFVFGRAGPVTPSGSLLGSAKELIFNNDFIFTISSEAKLNGVFFFDYGNGFDDNEPVQFSKLRSAAGFEARWISPFGPLRAAYGINLDPRPTERMGVFEFTIGSLF, encoded by the coding sequence GTGACCAAGTCGGGAGGCAGGCGGTGGGCGCCGATTCTCGTTCTTGCACTGGTGGCGCTGTTCGCGATCGGCGAGGCAGAGGGTGTGCGAGCGCAAGTGAGCGCACCGCTGGTCAGTTCCGTCACCATCCGTGGTCAGAAGCGCATTGAACTGCAGGCGATCCAGGGGCGTCTCACCCTCAAGGCCAACGATCCGTTTACTCCTGACGCGCTCCGGGAACAGGTCAAGATTCTCTACGGAACCGGCTATTTCGAGGATGTGCAGGTGGAAACGGATTCGGCCGCCGGGGGCGTGTCTGTCGGCTTCATCGTTCGCGAGAAACCGTTCATCACTGAGATTGTGTTCGATGGCAACGAGGAATTGAGCGACGACAAGCTCAAAGAAAAGATCACCATCAAGAGCCAGACCTTTCTCGATCAGCAGCAGGCGAAAGAGAGCGCGGAGAAAATCCGCCTCGCCTACCAGGAGGACGGGTTTTACAATTGCCAGGTCATTCCTGTGATTCAAGCCGTGGATGAGGACCGCAAGCGGCTGACCTATTTCATCAAGGAAGGGACCAAGGCCAAAGTCCGTCGGATCAATTTTGAAGGTATGCGAGCGGTGACCAAGGAAGAAGTGTTTAAGGTGACGGCGACGCGCGAATGGATTCCCTGGTACGGCCTGGTGACGCAGTTCAAGCTCCCGTCGCTGCTGTCGGATGCCGGCGTTCTGAAGCGCGAGGAACTCGGCAACGATATCGAGCGTATTCGTGAAGTCTACCTGAACAAGGGCTACCTCAACGTGCAGATCAGCCAGCCGACGCTGGAATTGAGCGACGATAAGAAGTGGTTCGAGATCAGCTATTCGGTCGTTGAAGGTGAGCCGTTCATCGTGCAAGAGGTCGGCTTCCGCGGCAATACGGTCTTTGAAGACCATGAATTGCGGGAAGGGTTGGGCATCCGTCCGGGCGAAATCTTTCAGCGGGCCAAGATTCGCGGCGAAATCACCCGCATCACCGATCTCTACGGAGCGAAGGGCTACGTCTTCTCGGATGTCGTGCCGAACGTGACGCCGGACAACAACGCGCGCACGGCCACGATCACCCTCAATATCAAAGAGGGGGAGATGATGCGGATCCGGGAGATCCATGTCACCGGGAACGATAAGACGCGCGACAACGTCGTGCGCCGGGAACTGCGCCTGGATGAGCAGGATGTCATCGATACGCTGGCCTTGAAGCGCAGTTTCCAGCGGTTGAACAACCTCAACTTTTTTGAAACGGTGGAAATTCTTCCCCAGCAGGTCGATGTCGATAAGGTCGACCTCAATGTGAAGGTCAAAGAAAAACCCACTGGCCAGTTCAGCATCGGCGGCGGATTCAGCACCCTGGATAAACTGGTGGCGATTGCGGATATCACGGAAGGGAACCTTGGCGGGAACGGCTGGCTGGGCCGTATCCGCGGGCAATTGGGTCAGCAGCGCTCATTAGGACTCGTCACGTTCCGGAATCCCTATGTGAACGATTCCTACAACGCCCTTCAGCTGGATATTTACCGGTCCATGACCAACTATATTTCCTACTTCGAGTCCAAGTCTGGCGCCAGCGCCACCTGGAGCCGATGGTTGTCGGAGTATGTGAACGGGAGTATCAGCCTCTTCGGCGAGCAGCTGAAGTACAGCGATCCGCAGGCGGGATTGTGCCCGGATCTGATCCCGTTGATCTGCCGTCAGCTCGGGACGCAATCGTCAACCGGGATCCGCACGTCACTGTTTCGCGACACGCGCGACTATTATCTGGATCCCCGCACCGGGTGGCGCCTCAGCGTCGGCGCCGACTACGGGACGCCCGCGCTGGGGGGATCGAACCATTTCTATAAAGTGTACTTCGACGTCATCAAGTACACGCCGCTGGTCTATGACACGCGGTTCTCGGTGCATGTCCGGTACGGGCAGACAGAGGGGATCGGGGGCCGGCCCATTCCCCTCACCGAGCGGTTCTTCGTCGGAGGCATCAATACGATGCGCGGGTTTGTGTTCGGCCGGGCGGGCCCCGTGACACCGTCGGGCTCGCTCCTGGGTTCTGCGAAGGAGCTTATTTTTAACAACGACTTTATCTTCACGATTTCGTCCGAAGCGAAGTTGAACGGCGTGTTCTTCTTCGATTACGGAAACGGATTCGACGACAACGAGCCGGTGCAATTCAGCAAGCTGCGGAGTGCGGCGGGATTTGAGGCCAGGTGGATTTCCCCGTTCGGTCCGTTGCGGGCAGCCTATGGAATCAACCTCGATCCCCGGCCGACCGAGCGTATGGGTGTCTTTGAGTTTACGATCGGATCGTTGTTCTGA
- the galU gene encoding UTP--glucose-1-phosphate uridylyltransferase GalU: protein MTRTDVRKAIIPAAGLGTRFLPATKASPKEMLPLVDKPLIQYVVEEAVASGIEDIIVITGRGKRAIEDHFDRSLELEENLKGSGKGQVLNLMRHISNLANFCYVRQPEAMGLGHAVLCAQHLIGDEPFAVILGDEIIDAAVPGLAQLIHIYKQRKGAVLGVQEVPQQEVSRYGIISARKVRSGLHRVDDLVEKPAPADAPSNLAVIGRYVLPPEIFPILRKTPPGKNGEIQLTDALRQLVKNTPMFAHEVEGQRHDAGDKLGFLIATVELALKNPSLGPAFGDFLQQRLRPTTADVRRRGQGRGRATT, encoded by the coding sequence ATGACAAGAACAGACGTACGTAAAGCGATTATTCCCGCTGCCGGCCTGGGCACACGATTTCTTCCCGCCACCAAAGCCTCCCCGAAAGAGATGCTGCCGCTGGTCGACAAACCGCTGATTCAGTACGTCGTCGAAGAAGCGGTCGCATCCGGCATCGAAGACATCATCGTCATCACGGGGCGGGGCAAGCGCGCCATCGAAGACCACTTCGATCGTTCCCTTGAGCTGGAAGAAAATCTGAAGGGCAGCGGCAAAGGGCAGGTCCTCAACCTGATGCGGCACATTTCCAATCTGGCGAACTTCTGCTACGTCCGCCAGCCGGAAGCCATGGGGTTGGGACATGCCGTCTTGTGCGCGCAACATCTGATCGGCGACGAACCCTTCGCCGTCATCCTGGGCGATGAGATCATCGATGCGGCGGTCCCCGGGCTCGCACAATTGATCCATATCTACAAGCAACGCAAAGGCGCCGTGCTCGGCGTGCAGGAAGTGCCGCAACAGGAAGTCAGCCGCTACGGCATCATCTCGGCGCGCAAGGTGCGCAGCGGGCTGCACCGCGTCGACGACCTCGTCGAAAAACCTGCGCCTGCCGATGCGCCCTCGAACCTGGCCGTCATCGGACGATACGTGCTGCCGCCTGAAATTTTTCCGATCCTCCGCAAGACCCCCCCGGGCAAGAACGGAGAAATCCAATTGACGGATGCCCTGAGGCAACTCGTGAAGAACACGCCGATGTTCGCGCATGAAGTCGAGGGGCAGCGGCATGACGCCGGCGACAAACTCGGATTTCTCATCGCCACCGTGGAGCTGGCCCTGAAGAACCCGTCCCTGGGACCTGCATTCGGCGATTTCCTGCAACAGCGGCTCCGACCGACCACCGCCGACGTCCGCCGGCGCGGCCAGGGTCGAGGACGCGCGACGACCTAG
- the lon gene encoding endopeptidase La, with translation MAEAVEQDFSSNQNLEPPDQLPLLPVRDIVVFPYMVLPLFVGREMSIKAIEAALAGNRMLFLATQKSLDVENPQPEDIHAVGTVGIIMRMLKLPDERIKILVQGLAKGRIEEYIQNDPYYSVKIEKLVETKQPGSTLETEAVMRTVKEQIEKIVSLGKVLIPDVMVVIENLEDPGRLADMVASNLGLKVDITQAVLEIVDPIQRLRQISEILAKEIDVLSMQQKIQAQAKGEMDKTQREYFLREQLKAIQKELGELDERAEEVAEFRKRIKDAKMPEKVLRETEKQLKRLEKMHPDTAESATVRTYLEWMVELPWNKKSKDNLDLKAAMKVLNEDHYDLEKVKERIVEYLAVRKLKEKMKGPILCFVGPPGVGKTSLGKSIARALGREFVRISLGGVRDEAEIRGHRRTYVGALPGRIIQGMKQAGTNNPVFMLDEVDKVGMDFRGDPSAALLEVLDPEQNSTFTDHYLGVPFDLTEVMFVTTANLMDPILPALRDRMEVIDIPGYTEEEKLGIAQKYLIPRQMNEHGITGKHIRVSETAIRHVISHYTREAGVRNLEREIANLMRKVAKKVAEGKAECHAIDQTNLNKFLGVAKFIPEAELEMDEIGVATGLAWTESGGDVLYIEATVMKGKGQLTLTGHLGDVMKESAQAALSYVRSREKTLGINPDLFAKNDIHIHVPAGATPKDGPSAGITMATAIASALAQIPVRRDLAMTGEITLRGRVLPIGGLKEKILAAKRAKLSTVALPKRNKKDLEEIPKHILKGIELIFVDTVDDVIKAALRRAPSRKASAAAPTTPVKKAGRSGISKRKAGSPRRARPLTGNAPSLSL, from the coding sequence ATGGCTGAAGCAGTAGAACAAGATTTTTCAAGCAACCAGAACCTTGAACCGCCGGATCAGCTGCCTCTCCTGCCCGTCCGAGATATTGTCGTCTTTCCCTATATGGTGCTCCCGCTGTTCGTCGGGCGTGAAATGTCCATCAAGGCGATCGAAGCGGCGCTGGCCGGCAACCGGATGTTGTTCCTCGCGACACAAAAATCCCTGGATGTGGAAAACCCGCAGCCGGAGGATATTCATGCGGTCGGCACCGTGGGCATCATCATGCGGATGCTCAAACTCCCCGACGAGCGGATCAAGATCCTGGTGCAGGGCCTCGCCAAGGGCCGGATCGAAGAATACATCCAGAACGACCCGTACTACTCCGTCAAGATCGAAAAACTCGTCGAGACGAAGCAGCCCGGCTCCACACTGGAGACCGAGGCGGTCATGCGCACCGTCAAGGAACAGATCGAAAAAATCGTCAGCCTCGGCAAGGTGCTGATCCCGGACGTAATGGTCGTGATCGAAAACCTCGAGGACCCGGGACGCCTCGCCGACATGGTGGCCTCCAACCTCGGGTTGAAAGTCGACATCACCCAGGCTGTCCTGGAAATTGTGGACCCGATCCAGCGGCTGCGGCAGATCAGCGAAATTCTCGCGAAGGAAATCGATGTCCTCTCGATGCAGCAGAAAATTCAGGCGCAGGCCAAGGGAGAGATGGACAAGACCCAGCGCGAATATTTCCTGCGCGAGCAACTGAAAGCCATCCAAAAAGAACTCGGCGAATTGGACGAACGGGCGGAGGAAGTGGCCGAATTCCGCAAGCGCATCAAAGACGCCAAGATGCCCGAGAAAGTTCTGCGGGAAACCGAAAAACAGCTCAAGCGGCTGGAGAAGATGCATCCGGACACGGCCGAATCGGCCACCGTCCGCACGTATTTGGAATGGATGGTCGAGCTACCCTGGAATAAAAAGTCGAAAGACAATCTCGACCTGAAAGCCGCGATGAAGGTCCTGAACGAGGACCACTACGATCTGGAGAAAGTCAAAGAACGCATCGTCGAATACCTGGCCGTGCGCAAGCTGAAAGAGAAAATGAAGGGCCCGATTCTGTGCTTCGTGGGCCCGCCCGGCGTCGGCAAAACCTCGCTGGGAAAATCCATCGCGCGCGCCCTGGGACGCGAATTCGTGCGGATCAGCCTGGGCGGCGTGCGGGACGAGGCCGAAATTCGCGGCCATCGCCGGACCTACGTCGGCGCCCTGCCGGGACGGATCATTCAAGGCATGAAGCAGGCGGGCACGAACAACCCGGTCTTCATGCTCGACGAAGTCGACAAGGTCGGCATGGATTTTCGCGGCGACCCGTCGGCGGCGCTCCTGGAAGTGCTGGACCCCGAGCAGAACAGCACGTTCACCGATCACTATCTCGGCGTGCCGTTTGATTTGACGGAAGTCATGTTCGTCACGACGGCGAACCTCATGGATCCGATTCTCCCCGCTCTCCGGGATCGCATGGAAGTTATCGATATTCCGGGGTACACGGAAGAGGAAAAACTCGGCATCGCGCAGAAATACCTCATTCCGCGCCAGATGAACGAGCATGGGATCACCGGGAAACACATCCGCGTCTCAGAGACGGCGATTCGCCACGTGATTTCTCATTACACGCGCGAGGCCGGCGTCCGCAATCTGGAGCGCGAGATCGCCAACCTCATGCGGAAAGTGGCCAAGAAGGTCGCCGAAGGCAAGGCCGAGTGCCATGCCATCGATCAGACCAACCTGAATAAATTTTTAGGTGTGGCGAAATTCATTCCCGAGGCAGAACTGGAAATGGACGAAATCGGCGTCGCCACAGGCCTCGCCTGGACCGAAAGCGGCGGAGACGTCCTCTACATTGAAGCGACCGTGATGAAGGGCAAGGGCCAGCTCACGCTGACCGGCCATCTCGGCGACGTCATGAAAGAGTCGGCCCAAGCCGCCTTGAGTTATGTGCGGTCGCGAGAGAAGACGCTCGGCATCAACCCCGACCTCTTCGCCAAGAACGACATTCATATCCACGTGCCCGCCGGAGCGACGCCGAAAGACGGGCCCTCCGCCGGAATCACCATGGCGACGGCCATCGCGTCCGCCTTGGCCCAAATCCCCGTGCGGCGCGATCTTGCCATGACCGGAGAAATCACTCTCCGCGGGCGGGTCCTGCCGATCGGAGGTTTGAAGGAGAAGATCCTCGCGGCCAAACGGGCCAAACTTTCCACCGTCGCGCTGCCGAAACGCAACAAGAAGGATTTGGAAGAGATCCCCAAACATATCCTGAAGGGGATTGAATTGATTTTCGTGGATACGGTGGATGATGTCATCAAGGCCGCCTTGCGGCGGGCCCCCTCGCGCAAGGCCAGCGCCGCGGCGCCAACAACGCCGGTGAAGAAGGCCGGGCGTTCTGGCATCTCGAAGCGAAAGGCCGGCTCACCGCGGCGCGCGCGTCCCTTAACAGGGAACGCCCCGTCCCTGTCTCTTTAA